A window of the Microbispora sp. ZYX-F-249 genome harbors these coding sequences:
- a CDS encoding isoprenyl transferase: protein MVRPPTPHPSGATAPAIPRALLPRHVAIVMDGNGRWAKARGLPRTEGHKMGEASLFDVIEGAIELGIPYLSAYAFSTENWKRSPDEVRFLMGFNRDVIRRRRDQLHAMGVRVRWAGRPGRLWKSVINELEDAERMTVGNSTLTLQFCVNYGGRAEIVDAAVKLARDIAAGRVKADKVSEKTFARYLDEPEIPDVDLFLRSSGEQRTSNFLLWQSAYAEMVFLNQLWPDFDRRDLWQACEIYAKRDRRYGGAVPNAVPGEAS, encoded by the coding sequence ATGGTCCGTCCTCCTACTCCGCACCCGTCCGGGGCCACCGCGCCCGCCATCCCGCGCGCCCTGCTGCCGCGACATGTGGCGATCGTCATGGACGGCAACGGCCGCTGGGCCAAGGCGCGCGGGCTGCCCAGGACCGAGGGGCACAAGATGGGCGAGGCGTCGCTGTTCGACGTCATCGAGGGCGCCATCGAGCTCGGCATCCCCTACCTGTCGGCGTACGCCTTCTCCACGGAGAACTGGAAGCGCTCGCCCGACGAGGTGCGCTTCCTCATGGGGTTCAACCGCGACGTGATCCGCAGGCGGCGCGACCAGCTCCACGCGATGGGCGTGCGGGTGCGCTGGGCGGGACGTCCCGGGCGGCTGTGGAAGAGCGTCATCAACGAGCTCGAGGACGCCGAGCGGATGACGGTCGGCAACAGCACGCTGACCCTGCAGTTCTGTGTGAACTACGGCGGCCGCGCGGAGATCGTGGACGCGGCCGTGAAGCTCGCCCGCGACATCGCCGCCGGCCGGGTCAAGGCCGACAAGGTCTCGGAGAAGACCTTCGCCCGCTACCTGGACGAGCCCGAGATTCCCGACGTGGACCTGTTCCTGCGCTCCTCCGGCGAGCAGCGCACCTCCAACTTCCTGCTCTGGCAGTCCGCGTACGCCGAGATGGTCTTCCTCAACCAGCTGTGGCCCGACTTCGACCGCCGGGACCTGTGGCAGGCGTGCGAGATCTACGCCAAGCGCGACCGCAGGTACGGCGGCGCGGTGCCCAACGCCGTCCCCGGCGAGGCGTCCTGA
- the recO gene encoding DNA repair protein RecO codes for MSLYRDEGVVLRTQKLGEADRIITILTRRTGKVRGVAKGVRRTMSRFGARLEPFSHVDLQLHSGRSLDVITQVETLHPYGEAIVADYARYTAGSAMLETADRLTVGEKEPALRQFLLLVGGLRTLAEGGHEARLVLDAFFLRSLAVAGYAPALSECARCGAEAVRAFAIVAGGVVCGACRPAGAAVPAAETIALMIALLRGDWAAADASESRHRAECSGLVAAYLQWHLEHGIRSLRHVEREWPGQAEAARDPAEPAHDPHVFRV; via the coding sequence GTGAGCCTCTACCGGGACGAGGGCGTCGTGCTGCGCACCCAGAAACTGGGTGAGGCCGACCGCATCATCACCATCCTCACCCGGCGCACCGGCAAGGTCCGCGGCGTGGCCAAGGGCGTGCGCAGGACCATGTCGCGCTTCGGCGCGCGGCTGGAGCCGTTCTCCCACGTCGACCTGCAACTCCACAGCGGCAGGTCGCTCGACGTGATCACCCAGGTCGAGACCCTGCACCCGTACGGCGAGGCGATCGTGGCCGACTACGCCAGGTACACCGCGGGAAGCGCGATGCTGGAGACGGCCGACCGGCTGACGGTGGGGGAGAAGGAGCCGGCGCTGCGCCAGTTCCTGCTGCTGGTCGGCGGCCTGCGCACGCTCGCCGAGGGCGGCCACGAGGCCCGGCTGGTGCTCGACGCGTTCTTCCTGCGCTCACTCGCCGTGGCGGGCTACGCCCCCGCGCTGTCGGAGTGCGCGCGCTGCGGAGCCGAGGCCGTGCGCGCCTTCGCCATCGTCGCCGGCGGCGTGGTGTGCGGCGCCTGCCGCCCGGCCGGCGCCGCGGTGCCCGCCGCGGAGACGATCGCGCTGATGATCGCCCTGCTGCGCGGCGACTGGGCGGCCGCCGACGCCTCCGAGTCCCGGCACCGCGCCGAGTGCAGCGGCCTGGTCGCCGCGTACCTGCAGTGGCACCTGGAGCACGGCATCCGCTCGCTGCGGCACGTCGAACGCGAGTGGCCGGGCCAGGCGGAAGCCGCACGGGATCCAGCGGAACCCGCACACGATCCTCACGTCTTCCGCGTCTGA
- a CDS encoding CDP-alcohol phosphatidyltransferase family protein: protein MTRVVLLGAPPGPISPPPPGGQPALPADITLKSLPGAPSAYDRLLAQAAVMDPEPTTIARPGDAAAYRRPYGRVVESPDVAGDLRALADAVEGGEDNLLILPADSLLHDELIYQITKAKRGAIALVAREQREEGGEQDENAATELVPIEEAEPEIGRKVVEGLPLRTRIGRSRIISVGTAYHAVTRPNAVLLGPLHLHQRHLQTLAEVARELADMAHLFGPEDDVTELLVLGLVRRGVSVGRRGRRDLFFRRIRSQAEADEALTEMAGFDEDRARLNNAVKGADGFFTTFFVSTYSRFIARWAARRGLTPNQVTLISIALGLLSAGAFATGTRWGAVAGAVLIYFAFVFDCVDGQVARYARKFGVLGAWLDATFDRFKEYAVFVGLAVGATVSGKFGDGEGVWTLALVALALQSVKHLLDFSFGAANRRKAPVPLPTLDLTVADDRPLREALEQRRASRSTGVRGLLKLWTKAGKFRPVHWARKMIVFPIGERFAAIAITAAFFDPRVTFLTLIVWGGVAATYTLTGRLLRSLA from the coding sequence ATGACCCGCGTGGTCCTGCTGGGCGCCCCGCCCGGCCCGATCAGTCCCCCGCCGCCCGGCGGACAGCCCGCCCTGCCCGCGGACATCACGCTCAAATCGCTGCCCGGGGCCCCCTCCGCGTACGACAGGCTGCTCGCACAGGCCGCCGTCATGGACCCCGAGCCGACGACGATCGCCCGGCCGGGGGACGCCGCCGCCTACCGCAGGCCGTACGGCCGGGTGGTGGAGAGCCCCGACGTCGCCGGCGACCTGCGCGCCCTGGCCGACGCGGTCGAGGGCGGCGAGGACAACCTGCTGATCCTGCCGGCCGACTCGCTGCTCCACGACGAGCTGATCTACCAGATCACCAAGGCCAAGCGGGGCGCGATCGCGCTGGTCGCCCGCGAGCAGCGCGAGGAGGGCGGCGAGCAGGACGAGAACGCGGCCACCGAGCTCGTGCCCATCGAGGAGGCGGAGCCCGAGATCGGCCGGAAGGTCGTCGAGGGGCTGCCTCTGCGCACCCGCATCGGCCGCAGCCGGATCATCTCGGTCGGCACCGCCTACCATGCCGTGACCCGCCCGAACGCCGTGCTGCTCGGGCCGCTCCACCTCCACCAGCGGCACCTGCAGACCCTCGCCGAGGTCGCCCGCGAGCTCGCGGACATGGCCCACCTGTTCGGCCCCGAGGACGACGTGACCGAGCTCCTCGTGCTCGGCCTCGTCCGGCGCGGCGTGTCGGTGGGCCGGCGCGGCCGGCGCGACCTGTTCTTCCGCCGCATCCGCAGCCAGGCCGAGGCCGACGAGGCGCTGACGGAGATGGCGGGCTTCGACGAGGACCGGGCCCGGCTGAACAACGCCGTGAAGGGCGCCGACGGTTTCTTCACCACGTTCTTCGTCAGCACCTACTCGCGCTTCATCGCCCGCTGGGCGGCCCGCCGGGGGCTCACGCCCAACCAGGTGACGCTGATCTCGATCGCCCTCGGCCTGCTGTCGGCCGGCGCGTTCGCCACCGGCACCCGCTGGGGGGCGGTGGCCGGCGCGGTGCTCATCTACTTCGCGTTCGTCTTCGACTGCGTCGACGGCCAGGTCGCCCGCTACGCGCGCAAGTTCGGCGTGCTCGGCGCCTGGCTGGACGCGACGTTCGACCGGTTCAAGGAGTACGCCGTCTTCGTCGGCCTCGCGGTCGGCGCGACGGTGTCCGGGAAGTTCGGCGACGGCGAGGGCGTCTGGACGCTGGCGCTGGTCGCGCTGGCCCTCCAGTCGGTCAAGCACCTGCTCGACTTCTCGTTCGGCGCCGCCAACCGGCGCAAGGCGCCCGTGCCGCTGCCCACGCTGGACCTGACGGTCGCCGACGACCGGCCGCTGCGGGAGGCGCTGGAGCAGCGCAGGGCGAGCCGGAGCACCGGCGTGCGCGGGCTGCTGAAGCTCTGGACCAAGGCCGGCAAGTTCCGCCCGGTCCACTGGGCCCGCAAGATGATCGTGTTCCCCATCGGCGAGCGCTTCGCCGCGATCGCGATCACCGCCGCGTTCTTCGACCCCCGGGTGACGTTCCTCACGCTGATCGTCTGGGGCGGCGTCGCGGCCACCTACACCCTCACCGGACGTCTCCTGAGGTCGCTCGCATGA
- a CDS encoding DUF5941 domain-containing protein, translating into MITQPQATTPLPDPDEERRRVQTARLLAYRDDGPLATALKGALGRLLPPVPATAVALLAIIALAVAGALTDGPILLVPVAVLLVLVLPTAGRDHLGRFDWLTPPLLRAAEFATIILLGLAEDTPKWLLFVLLYVVGYHTYDTVYRTRQGIWPPAWLYRAGLGWEVRLLILGVAAAAGWLTPVAAVLTAYLLVLFAVESVTSWVRLDKASAQAQADQDLEQSPEEAAEQVTGEAEQG; encoded by the coding sequence ATGATCACTCAGCCGCAGGCCACCACGCCGCTCCCGGACCCGGACGAGGAGCGCCGCCGCGTCCAGACCGCGCGCCTGCTCGCCTACCGCGACGACGGCCCGCTCGCCACCGCACTGAAGGGCGCCCTGGGCCGGCTGCTGCCGCCCGTGCCCGCGACCGCGGTGGCGCTGCTCGCCATCATCGCGCTGGCCGTCGCCGGCGCCCTCACCGACGGCCCGATCCTGCTCGTGCCCGTCGCCGTGCTGCTCGTGCTGGTCCTGCCCACCGCGGGCCGCGACCACCTGGGCCGCTTCGACTGGCTCACTCCCCCGCTGCTGCGGGCGGCCGAGTTCGCCACGATCATCCTCCTCGGGCTGGCCGAGGACACGCCCAAGTGGCTGCTGTTCGTGCTCCTCTACGTCGTCGGCTACCACACGTACGACACCGTCTACCGCACCCGGCAGGGCATCTGGCCCCCCGCCTGGCTGTACCGGGCCGGGCTGGGCTGGGAGGTCCGCCTGCTGATCCTGGGCGTGGCCGCCGCCGCCGGCTGGCTGACCCCCGTGGCCGCCGTCCTCACGGCGTACCTGCTCGTGCTGTTCGCGGTCGAGAGCGTGACGAGCTGGGTCCGGCTGGACAAGGCCTCCGCGCAGGCCCAGGCCGACCAGGACCTGGAGCAGTCGCCCGAGGAGGCCGCCGAGCAGGTCACCGGCGAGGCCGAGCAGGGCTGA
- a CDS encoding ATP-binding protein, translating into MTADLAGPGAATAPTWLTSTFERDDVAGLSLPPSATCTFHGRTTSAAAARDFTARTLCGWGVPDLVPDAQIVVSELVTNALRHAPGGPADAPPIRLRLVKHRFHVGCGVSDASARVPAVSPWSDLSESGRGLHLVEALTAAWGWVLTRGGGKVVWALFDASPAS; encoded by the coding sequence ATGACTGCAGACCTGGCGGGCCCGGGAGCCGCGACGGCGCCTACGTGGTTGACCTCGACGTTCGAGCGGGACGACGTCGCCGGCTTGTCCCTGCCTCCGTCGGCGACGTGCACCTTCCACGGGCGCACCACGTCCGCCGCCGCCGCGCGTGATTTCACCGCCAGGACGCTGTGCGGGTGGGGGGTCCCCGATCTCGTGCCGGACGCGCAAATCGTGGTGTCGGAGTTGGTGACCAACGCGCTGCGGCACGCTCCCGGCGGTCCAGCGGACGCCCCGCCCATCCGGTTGAGGCTGGTGAAGCACCGGTTTCATGTCGGCTGCGGAGTGAGTGACGCCAGCGCCCGGGTGCCCGCGGTCTCGCCCTGGAGCGACCTGTCGGAGTCGGGCCGCGGGCTGCATCTGGTCGAGGCGCTGACGGCGGCGTGGGGATGGGTCCTGACCCGTGGCGGCGGCAAGGTGGTGTGGGCGCTGTTCGACGCCTCGCCGGCCTCCTGA
- a CDS encoding helix-turn-helix domain-containing protein, translating into MNGQAGSTAPAPAAGIARGGPTALRLLLGAQLRRLRRESGITPEKAARAIRASHAKISRLELGRVGFKERDVADLLTLYGMTDPDDRAVLLDLARQANIPGWWHKYSDVLPGWFEFYVGLEEAASVIRCYELQYVPGLLQTPEYARALVLRGSMGRSADDVDRHVDLRMRRQERLTGPEAATLWAVMDEGALRRPIGGRKVMRAQLEHLIEVTRQPNITLQIVPFDHGGHAACGGPFTILRFDAPELPDVVYLEQLTSALYLDKAEDTEAYTQVMNAVCVDARPATHTGAFLEGLLADLG; encoded by the coding sequence GTGAACGGACAGGCGGGCAGCACCGCCCCCGCACCGGCGGCCGGGATCGCCCGCGGCGGCCCGACGGCCCTGCGGCTTCTGCTGGGGGCCCAGCTCAGGCGGCTGCGCCGGGAGAGCGGCATCACCCCCGAGAAGGCGGCCCGCGCCATCCGCGCGTCGCACGCCAAGATCAGCAGGCTCGAGCTCGGCCGGGTCGGCTTCAAGGAGCGGGACGTCGCCGACCTGCTCACGCTCTACGGCATGACCGACCCCGACGACCGGGCCGTGCTGCTCGACCTGGCGCGGCAGGCGAACATCCCCGGCTGGTGGCACAAGTACAGCGACGTGCTGCCGGGCTGGTTCGAGTTCTACGTCGGCCTGGAGGAGGCGGCGTCCGTCATCCGCTGTTACGAGCTGCAGTACGTCCCCGGGCTGCTGCAGACGCCGGAGTACGCGCGGGCCCTCGTCCTGCGCGGCAGCATGGGGCGGTCGGCCGACGACGTCGACCGGCACGTCGACCTGCGGATGCGCCGGCAGGAACGGCTGACGGGCCCCGAAGCCGCGACCCTGTGGGCCGTGATGGACGAGGGCGCGCTGCGCCGCCCGATCGGCGGCCGGAAGGTCATGCGGGCTCAACTGGAGCACCTCATCGAGGTGACCAGGCAGCCGAACATCACGCTGCAGATCGTGCCGTTCGACCACGGCGGGCACGCCGCGTGCGGGGGGCCTTTCACGATCCTGCGCTTCGACGCGCCCGAGCTGCCCGACGTCGTCTACCTGGAACAGCTCACCAGCGCCCTCTACCTGGACAAGGCCGAGGACACCGAGGCGTACACGCAGGTGATGAACGCGGTGTGCGTGGACGCCCGGCCGGCCACCCACACCGGTGCGTTCCTGGAGGGGCTGCTCGCCGACCTCGGGTGA
- a CDS encoding LysR family transcriptional regulator → MGGVADVNFTLVQLRYFVTAAELGSMTAASRELMVAQSAISAAIAQVERELGVQLLIRHHARGLSLTRAGERFLVEAREFLSHAAALAQSARGLAGSLTGELAVGCLTTLAPFYLSRLLRAFAGRYPGVRVSVAEGEISTMESALLDGRCEVALVYAIDLALDLDIRPLTRARPYALLPPEHPLARAEAVSLAELAAEPMILLDLPRSRDYFRTIYPTEPRVRFRTSSYETARSLVAGGHGYSILNQRAESDQTYDGGRVACVPISDDVPTLDVVLASVRGVRPTARAVAFAETCQAFFSGG, encoded by the coding sequence ATGGGGGGCGTGGCGGACGTCAACTTCACCCTCGTCCAGCTGCGTTACTTCGTAACCGCGGCCGAGCTCGGCAGCATGACCGCGGCCAGCAGAGAACTCATGGTGGCGCAGTCGGCGATCTCGGCCGCCATCGCCCAGGTGGAGCGGGAGCTGGGGGTCCAGCTCCTGATCCGCCACCACGCCCGCGGCCTGTCGCTGACCCGCGCGGGCGAGCGCTTCCTCGTCGAGGCCCGGGAGTTCCTGTCCCACGCCGCGGCGCTCGCCCAGTCGGCCCGCGGCCTGGCGGGGTCGCTGACCGGTGAACTCGCCGTCGGCTGCCTGACCACGCTCGCGCCGTTCTACCTGTCCCGGTTGCTGCGCGCGTTCGCCGGGCGGTATCCGGGGGTGCGGGTCAGCGTCGCGGAGGGCGAGATCTCCACCATGGAGTCGGCCCTGCTCGACGGGCGGTGCGAGGTCGCCCTCGTCTACGCCATCGACCTCGCCCTCGACCTCGACATCCGGCCGCTCACCCGGGCCAGGCCGTACGCGCTGCTGCCGCCGGAGCACCCGCTGGCCCGGGCGGAGGCCGTGTCGCTGGCGGAGCTGGCGGCCGAGCCGATGATCCTGCTGGACCTGCCGCGCAGCCGCGACTACTTCCGGACCATCTATCCCACCGAGCCGCGCGTGCGGTTCCGCACGTCGAGCTACGAGACGGCGCGCTCGCTGGTGGCCGGCGGGCACGGCTACTCGATACTCAACCAGCGGGCCGAGAGCGACCAGACCTACGACGGCGGCCGGGTCGCGTGCGTCCCCATCAGCGACGACGTGCCCACGCTCGACGTCGTGCTCGCCTCGGTACGCGGGGTGCGGCCCACCGCGCGTGCGGTCGCCTTCGCCGAGACCTGCCAGGCGTTCTTCTCCGGCGGGTAG